The genomic region TGCCGTATCAGGTACTGCCGTGACGGTCGGTGCCGTCCGGGGTCTGCTCAGAATGAGGCCGAGCCCCTCGCTGAAAGAAGCTGCGCGACCCGTTCGAGCCGAGGGTGCCGAGCGGAGAGGTGGCTCCCAAGCCCGGCGACATGAGTGCGGTCTGCGCGCTCGCCGGGTCCGAGCAGAGCATCGCGAGTGCAGCTAACGCCAACAGGGATCGCGTCCAAGGCTCCTGTCTTTCTTTCCGCACGACGGGGGCCGCCGTGGCTCTCGCGGGAGTGCGCGGGTACGGAATCCTTCTCCATTGCTGAAGGACGAGATAGGCTTGCCGAGCAGCGCAAGATCAGCGTGCCTGATGAGGGGATCGCCTGTTGGCGATCCAGTTTCGGAGCCCGTCCAAGGTGTGAAACCCGTCGACCCCGTAGCATGGCGTGGACGGAAAAGCAGTCTGCGCCATCTCGGCCAATGCGTGTCCCGGACCAAGGTCCAGTATCGTGCTGGCGCCGAGCTCGGAGAGGGCGTCCAGCGTTGCCGACCAGTTGATGGGACGCGCGACTTGATGAGCGAGCTTTGCCCCTGCAGCGCGCGCTGAGAATATGCGCTCTCCTTCGCTTCCCGCCAGCAGGGTCCGCTGGCTTGCGATCGGGGAGCGTTTGCTCTCGTCGATCGCCTGCTGCAGCGGTTTGCAGGCTTGCTCTAGTTGCCGCGTGTGGGATGCGATTCTGACGGCGAGAAGACCGGCGCGCCCGGCACCCTGTTTTCTTGCGTCTCGGCAGAGCTCGATCACGTCTTGCTCGGCGCCTCCGACGACGAAAAGCTGGGCGGGGTTTTGAATGGCGATTTCGCAGCGGTGCTCTTCAAGCAGAGCTTCCAGCGCGGTCCGATCAAGCCCGCGGACATAGGCGAGGCGACCGGGCTGCGCTGCCGCGCCTTCCATGAGGCGGGCTCGAACGTCCGTGAGCCGCAAGGCCTCCTGGGCGGTCCATATCCCCGCGATGCTCCAGGCCGCCATTTCCCCGACGCTGTAGCCCGTGACGGCGGTCTGCTCGGTCAGGAGGTCGGCGATGCAGGCGTGGATCGCGAGAGCCGATGTGACGGCCAGGATCTGGCTGGGGTGATTGACGGCAAGCTCGTCCGCGCTCCGCGTCCTGACGAATTCGCGCGGATCCGCGCCGAGCAAAGCCGTCGCTGCGGTGAAGACTGGCTCCGCGGCGGGCTGGTCCGCGACAAGATCAAACATCTTGTCCGAGAGCGTACCTTGTCCGCCGCAAAGCTGGGCCAGCATCAGAGCTCCACCCAATCGACGAACAGGGTCATCGCGAGCAGATCCGCCGAGCCGCCGGGACTGAGATTGCGCGCGATGAAGGCGCGATGGATATCGGCGGCGCGCCTGCGCCATCCCGGCGATCCGACGCCGCCGGCGGCCAGGAATGCGGCGGCGCTGGCTTGGGCGAAGCGCAGTCCCTCCGCTCCGCCCCGATGCAGCAGGTTGGTGTCGGTGACAGCGGCGATCAACGTCATGCAGGTCTGGACTCGGCTGGCCTCCTGATCATGTGGCGCAAGGCCGCGCGCTTCATGCAGCGCGGGCAGGGCGATGTCATAGACGGACGGAAAGCCATGGGCGGCTTCCGTCCTGGCGCCGCCGGCGCCATAGCGGCGCGCCGCCAAGGCGCCGTGGCTGCGAAGCGCTGCGGGGCCTGCCAGGATGTCTTCGCTCCAACGCTCCGAAACCAGCCGGCCAAGCGGCTTGCGAACGCCGATGGCGTTTCGGTATCCGGCCGCGGCGCACAGCAGGCCCAGCCCGAAGATGGCGCCGCGGTGCGTGTTGACGCCGGAGGTCGCAGCCAGCATCGCGCGTTCCGCGGCAACGCCGATCGCGCGCAACCGGTTCATGCCGCCACCTTCGGCGCCAGCTGCCGCAAGATCGCGGAAGAACGGCGCCAGCGTGTCGGCGCTGCGGCACAGGAGCTCCGCATCCATGTCCCGATGTGCACCGTCGTCGACATGGCTGACGAGCCCCGGCTTCGGATAGGTCTGCACCTCGAGCTTCAGGCAGTGCGACGCGAGCTGTCCAAGCTGCTCCGGATCAAGTGCACGGCCCGTTGTCCATTCCCGTCTCAGCGCAATGGTCATGGCGCACAACCCGCGACAAAGGCCGCACGCGTTGTAGTGAGGACGCCGGTCGGCCCCTTCACAAGCACTTCGCCCTCGTCCTTCCCGGTCAATTCGCGCCATTGAACGCCGCCGGCGCGAGCTGTGATCTCGCCGTCCAGCCGCATAGGCGCCCGCTTCGCGATCTCCGCAACGGCGGACGGCAGCGTTCTGGCCTGGTCTGCCGAGGACAGTGGCCAGAGCAGATCGAGGTCCGATCCGTCCGCAAGATAAGTCAGGCCGGTGAGGTGCTGCCAGGCCAGGCTTCCATACGTGCGGGTTTCCGGCAGAAGCCGGAGGAGCTCCTCGATCGTCACGCGCCATGCCGCGGGCGCCGCTGCGGCCGCGTCCGCCAACAACGGCGGCGGCGCGGATACCACGATATCGGCCGCGGCGAGCGACACCGCAATGCGCCGCTTGCCGTGGCTCGGCGGCAGCGGCAGACCGAGCGGAACGAGACCGGCGGTGTCGCTGCAAGTGGGCCGCCGAACGACGAGGGGGCGGCCGGCGCGCGCCCAGCCTTCTATGATCGGCTCGCCGGCGAGTTCGGGACGCTGGCTCATCGCGGCCGCCCAGCCGGCAGCCGAGACCTTCACCATGGTATGGCGCTCGAGAGCTTCAGGCATGTCGCGACCCCGGTTGCGACGCCGCCGCAAGCGCGACGACGCGGTCGGCGATCTCGGCTGCTTTCAGCCGACCGCCACGTTCGGCGCCGAGGACGGCGCGCTCGTCCGGCCCATTCGGCCTGCCCAGCACGGCCGCGAGCTGCGGCGCCGAAGGCGCGGTTTCGTCCCAGACGACGTGAATGCCGCCCGTGCGGACGATGTTGTCGAGCCCGGGAGCGAATACCGGCGTTGCTTCCGCCTTGGCCTTCAGGACCTCGATCGGCAGCTTGGTGACCCGCGCCATGGACGGCAGATCCATGACGGCCGGATGCGCCCCCGGAAGAGCCACCAGCGTGCCGGTGGCAAGCGCCGTTGCGATGAACGCGCCGGCCGCGCTGCCGCCGTACAGCAGGCCGACGGTGCGGTGCCCTTCGGCTTCCGCCAGCAGCAGGGCCTTCGCAAGATGAGCAAGATATTCGCTGAGGCCGAGCAGCTCGTCGCGCCTGCTCATGCGCTGGCTGGCGGAATCCACCAGCACCAGGATCGGAGCGCGGTCTTGCGATCGGATGATCTCGATCACATGGCTTGCGAGCACGATCGCTTCGTCCACGCCAAGGTTCTGTCCTTGCGTGATGCCGAGCACGTGGATCGGCTTCCCATCTGCCAATGTCGCCTTTCCTCCGATCATCGCGCCGGTCACCTCGATCTCGGTGCTGTTCGGAAAGAGACCGGTCAGATCTCATCGAGCGTCATCGGCGTTCTCCCTGTTGCCTGCTGAGTGAAGGAATGAGTCCGTTGGAAGGGCGGGGATGTTGGTCGGCTCGTCGACGCCGAGCGCCTGCCAGATCTCCACGGCGTCCTTGGCGTCGCCGAAACGCTGCAGCCGCCGCTCGAGCCGCTTCTGCTCCGCTTCGAGAACCGCGCGGTCCAACCCTCGCTTGGCCATGAGCGCGTCGATCGCGGCCTGGCGGAACGCCACTGCCTCGTCGTCGACGAACACGTCGGCTCCGCCGATCAGGTAGCGGTGCTTGCCGCCCATCGTGCGCCAGACCAGTGCGCGGTCGCGCGAGTCGAACTCCTCGATCCCTCGGTTGGTCTCGATGACCTCGGGCCCGCTGACGCTGAGCCGCCCCTGCTCGGACACGATCAGGCGAGAGCAGGTGCCGGCGATCAGGCTGCCGCCGCCGTAGCATCCGGCGCGGCCGCCGATCAGCCCGATCACGCGGGCGCCCTCCTGCCGCGCCTCGATGACCGCGCGCATGATTTCAGCGATGGCGAGCTCGCCGGCGTTCGCCTCCTGAAGCCGCACGCCGCCGGTGTCGAACAGGATCAGGACGTCTTGCTTGAGTGCGCGCGCGGCCCGCAGCAGCCCGGTGAGCTTTGCGCCATGGACTTCGCCGAAGGCGCCGCCCATGAACCGGCCCTCCTGCGCGGCAACAAGCACCGGCGAGCCGTCGAGGCGGCCGCGGCCGATGACGATGCCGTCGTCGAACTGCTCCGGCAGATCGAAGATCGAAAGATGCGGGCTGATCTCGCGCAGCTCCGGGCCGATGAATTCGGAGAAGCTGCCGGCATCGACCAGCGCGTCGATGCGCTGCCGCGCGCTCGCCTCATACCAGCTCAGGGAAACATCATTGGCTGTAACGGCTCTCATCGTTCCGGCTCCTCGATCTTGCGGATGCCTTGGGCAAGGCGGAGCGCCACCGTGTCCGGCCGGGCGCCGCCGTCATTGACGGAAATGCGCAAGCCCCCCGCCGCGCGGCGGCCCACGAAGTCGCGGACCACGGCGTCCCACACGGCGCCGAAGCCATGGGCCGCCGTTGCGATCTCGATCGTGCAGATGTCCGCCGGCGAGGCGCGTTCCAGCAACACTTCGAGATTGCCCGAGGCAACGACACCGACGATTGCCTGCGCCCGCGTGCCGCCGGCGCGCTGCGGGGCAGAAAGTCTGAAGCTAAGCTTTTCCATGAAAAGTCCTCACCAGTTGCGGAAGCGGCTGGGTGGGCGGTAGAGGCCGCCGGAGGCCCGCATCAGATCCTTGATCGAGCGCGCGGCGAGGAGACGGCGATCGGCATCGAGCGGATCGATACCGAGATCTTCGGGCCGTCGGATCACGCCACGCGCGCGCAACGAGTCCACCATCTTCGCATCGCGGGCGCGTCCGATGTCGGTGTAACCGGCAACGCCGCGGATCGCGTGCTCGCGCTCGTCCTTCGTCCGGCACATCAGCAGGTTGGCGATGCCTTCCTCGGTGACGATGTGGGTCACGTCGTCGGCGTAGACCATCACCGGCGCGAGATCGAGCTTGAGCTCGCGCGCCAGATCGAGCGCGTCGAGCCGTTCGACGAACAGCGGAGCATTGGCCTCGCCAAAGGTCTCGCCGATCTGCACCACCAGCTTGCGGCCCCGGCGCAGCGCCGCATCGGCGTCGGGCGCGGCCTCGGCGCCGGCCTTGAGCCACGGTTCGCTGGGGTGGCGGCGGCCCCGTGGATCGGATCCCATGTTGGGGGCACCGCCGAATCCGGCGATGCGGCTGGTCGTCACCGTCGAGCTGTGGCCGTCGAGATCGATCTGGAGCGTCGATCCGATGAACATGTCGCAGGCATAGAGGCCTGCGGTCTGGCAGAAGGCGCGATTGGATCGCAGCGATCCGTCCGGTCCCGTGAAGAAGACGTCCGAGCGCGCGGCGACATAGTCCTCCATGCCGACTTCCGATCCGAAGCAATGGATCTGCTCGACCCAGCCGGATTCGATCGCCGGAATCATCGTGGGATGCGGATTGAGCGCGAAATGGGTGCAGACCTTGCCCTTGAGGCCGAGCTTCTCGCCATAGGTCGGGAGCAGCAGCTCGATGGCGGCGGTGTTGAAGCCGATGCCGTGGTTGAGCCGGCGCACGCCGTACGGCGCGTAGATGCCCTTGATGGCCAGCATCGCCGTCAGGATCTGGGTCTCGGTGATCGCGGCGGGGTCGCGGGTGAAGAGCGGCTCGACATAGAAGGGCCGGCCGGCCTCGACCACGAAATGGACGAGGTCGCCGGGGATGTCGACGCGCGGCACCTTGTCGACGACCTCGGTGACCTGCGCCACGACGAGACCGTTCTTGTAGCTGGTCGCCTCGACCACCGTCGGCGTGTCTTCGGTGTTCGGTCCGGTATAGAGGTTGCCGTCCCTGTCGGCGCTCACCGCGGCGATCAGCGCGACGTTCGGCGTGAGATCGATGAAATAGCGGGCGAACAGCTCGAGGTACGTGTGCACGGCCCCGAGCTCGATCTTGCGGCCGAACAGCATCTTCGCGATCCGTGCCGCCTGCGGGCCGGAATAGGAGAAGTCGAGCCGGCGCGCGATGCCCTTCTCGAAGATATCGAGATGGGAGGGCAGGACCACGCCCGATTGCACCATGTGCAGGTCATGAAGCTCGGCAGGGTCGAGGTTTGCGAGCGCCTCGGCGAGAATGTCGGCCTGCTTCTGGTTGTCGCCCTCCAGGCACACCCGGTCGCCTGACCGGATCACCGCCTTCAGGAACGTGGGCAGGCTAGGGATCGGGACGACCTTTCCCTTTGCGTGCCTCTGGCCGGCGCTCAGGCGTTCGCCCAAGGCGGCCTTTTGTATACCCCACTCGCTCATTTTCCCTCCTCGGCATGCGGAACTGGCTTCGGCAGGCCTGCATGTATGCGTATTGCCTTTGATCCACAAGTAATGTATGCGTGATCGACCAAATGAGGGCCGACCGCATACACAGGAGGAAATTCAAGATGCTCGTGCATACACGCTCTCCACAAGCTGGCGACGTTGCCGCGTTTAACGGGAGGCGCCCGTGACCATTTCCGGCGTAGCGCTACTCGCGATCTGCACCTTGCTTGGGGTCCTGCTGGGGGACCTGCTTGGGCTCGCTCTCGGTGTGAAGGCCAACGTCGGCGGCGTCGGCATCGCCATGATATTTCTGATCGCGGCCCGGCTCTGGCTGGTGCGCTACGGCCTGCTCAGCAGCGGGCTCAAGATCGGCGTCGAGTTCTGGGGAAGCTTCTACATTCCGATCGTGGTCGCGATGGCCGCGCAGCAAAACGTGGTCGCCGCGGTCAAAGGCGGGCCGGTCGTCGTCATCGCGGGAATCGGCGCCGTCGCGGTGTGTTTCGCGATGGTCGCCCTGATCGGCCGGCTCAGCGGTCGGGTCGAGTCCATGGACGAGATCGAGGCGCGCGAAGCGATCGAGGCGAGCGTACCTCACTTCAAGTCGGGGAGGATCGGATGACCATGATGTCTCACGTTCTCGCCGCGAACGCGCTCATCACCGCGTTCGCCGCTGTCGGGATCCTGATGTGGATCTCCGGGGCGATCTCGAAATACCTCACCTTCGGGCGCATTCACGCCTCGGCCATCGCGATCATGCTGGGTTTGGCGCTTGCCTTTTTCGGAGGCCTCGCCACCGGCGGCGAAAAAGGTGTCGCCGACCTGCCGGCGCTGACCGGGATCGGCCTGATGGGCGGCGCGATGCTGCGCGATTTCGCCATCGTCGCCACCGCTTTCGAGGTCGACGTCGTGCATGCGCGCAAGGCCGGCGCCATTGGCGCCATCGCGCTAGGATTGGGAACGGTCGTTCCTTTCATTCTCGGCGTGTTTGTCGCGGCCGCGTTCGGCTACACCGATGCAATTTCGCTGACGACGATCGGTGCCGGCGCGGTCACCTATATCGTGGGGCCGGTCACGGGGGCGGCGATAGGCGCCTCCTCGCCGGTCGTTGCGCTCTCGATCGCGACCGGTGTATTCAAGGCGGTGATCGTCATGATCGGCACACCCTTCGTCGCTAAGATGATCGGTCTGAACAATCCGCGCAGCGCAATGGTGTTCGGCGGCCTGATGGGAACGGTCAGCGGCGTTTCCGGAGGGCTTGCGGCAACCGATCGGCGTCTGGTGCCTTACGGCGCATTGACCGCGACGTTCCATACCGGGCTAGGATGTCTGGTTGCGCCCTCCATTCTCTACTTTGCTGTGCGCGCGATCATAGGAGATTGAAGGTGAGTTTGTTCAAGATCGCAGCTGATGCGGAAGACGATGGGGGATTGCTCTCCGATCGAATCCGAAACGCACTGACGGACGAGATCGCATCCGGCGCCCTTGCCGCCGGTTCAGCCTTGGAAGAGCAACTGCTTGCGGACCGGTTTGGGGCTTCCCGGACGCCCGTGCGGGAAGCGCTTCGGCAGCTCGCCGTGAGCGGGCTTGTTGAAGTGCGCGGGCGCCGCGGGGTGGTGGTGGCGCGGCTGACACCCGAGCGCATCATGGACATGTTCGAGACCAGCGCCGAGGTCGAGGCGATGTGCGTCAGGCTTGCCACCTATCGGATGACGCCGCTCGAGCGGAGTCAATTGATCGAGCTGCACGAAGGCTCGCGGGCGATGGTCGAGGCGAACGACGTCGATGCCTACGATGCCTTCAACCGGCAATTCCACGAATGCATCTACCGGGCGACGCACAACTCGTTCATGGCGGAGCAAGCGCAGGATGTCCGCTCCCGTCTCAGCGCCTTCCGTCGCACGCAATTGCGCCAGGGCGATCGCATCCGCCGGTCCCGCGAGGAGCACGAATCCATCATGCAGGCGATCGCCGAGGGCGACGGCGAAACTGCGGCGCGTCGGATGCGCGCCCATATGCTGAATGCGGCCGCAGCCTTGAGGCGGTACATCGCTGACCGCTTCGGTGGACAGGACGGCGGGCTTGCGTCTGGCAACGCCGGGAGCGCGACCAGGTGAATACGTCCGCGTATGACCAAGATTTGCGACGGGTGGTTCGCCTCGTTGCCATCCTCAACCTCGCCTACTTTGGCGTCGAGTTCGCCGTCGCTCGCGCTATCGGCTCCGTCTCGCTGTTCGCCGATAGCGTGGACTTCCTGGAGGACGCATCGGTCAACTTCCTGATTCTTGCCGCACTCGGATTGTCTGCCGGTCGTCGCGCCAAAATCGGAATGATGCTCGCCGGTATTTTGCTCGTGCCAGGCTTGGCGACACTCTGGACAGCCTGGGACAAGTTCATGGCGCCGAGCCCGCCCGAGGCGCTCTCGCTCTCGTTAGCCGGTCTTGGCGCGCTTGCGGTCAATCTTTCTTGCGCAATCATGCTGACGCGCTTCAGACGGCACAGCGGCAGCCTCACGAGGGCCGCGTTTCTCTCTGCACGCAACGACGCGGTGGCGAATGTCGCGATCATCGCGGCTGGCCTCCTGACGGCGTACACGTCGTCTGTATGGCCTGACTTGATCGTCGGGCTCGGCATTGCCGCAATGAACGCCGACGCGTCGCGGGAAGTCTGGGCAGCGGCTCGCGAGGAACATAAACTGGCTGAGACCTGATGCTCCGGCCCGTGGCTAATTCTCGTCGATGAGGCTGTCGTTCGCGAATGGCTGGTCGGCATTGCTAGACAGCCGCGGGCCGACGGCATGCACCGCCCATCGCCGCGCCTGTGGTCAATCGAGCACCGGGCATTCCGGGCAGGTGTCGCCGATCGAGTCCAGGACGTCACGGACCTGGTCGATGGCCGTCTTTGGAGAAACGCCGACCGGCGGAGCGCGCCTTGCGATGTCGAAGGCGCGCTCGCGGGCGTGCGGGTCGGCGCGGTCCTGCATCCAGCCGTGCTCCTCGCACTCGCGGATCGCTCCGGCTTCATGCAGCACGTGGACCGCCCAGCCGCGTAGCGTGCGGATCGCCCGTGGTCTTTCCCTCGTCATCAGCATCGAGATGGCTCCTGCCGAGACAGATCCTTGGACCGCCGGCTCGTTCCGGGCGGTTAGCACAGCTCAGGGATTCCGAAATGCAGAGGCTCCGGCTTGTCCACCTGTTCCGCGGCCCCTGTGCAGAAGCTCACGGAGTCTGCGGCGGGTCTTCCTTGACGCCGCGGGCGGCGATCCGGAGCGCTCCGTCCGGAAGCGGCCGCTGCAGCTTCAGGGCATCTTCCGCAGGGGCGGTCAACCAGGTCTCGACTTCCTCCGCCGTCGTCAAGATCACCGGCATCGCCTTCGGGTGGATGGCGCCGACCTCGGCGTTCGGCTCCGTCGTCAGGAACGCGTAGAGGTCGTTGGTGGTCTCGCCTTCCTTGACCTTCCGGACCGATGTCCAGTTGGTCCAGATGCCGGCGAAGCACGCGAGCGGCCGGTTTCGTCGAGCGCGAACCAGATGTCGCCGCCTTCGGCCTTGTTGAACTCGCTGAACGAGTTGAACGGCACCACGCAACGGCTCTCGATGCCGAGC from Bradyrhizobium lupini harbors:
- a CDS encoding acyltransferase domain-containing protein, with protein sequence MLAQLCGGQGTLSDKMFDLVADQPAAEPVFTAATALLGADPREFVRTRSADELAVNHPSQILAVTSALAIHACIADLLTEQTAVTGYSVGEMAAWSIAGIWTAQEALRLTDVRARLMEGAAAQPGRLAYVRGLDRTALEALLEEHRCEIAIQNPAQLFVVGGAEQDVIELCRDARKQGAGRAGLLAVRIASHTRQLEQACKPLQQAIDESKRSPIASQRTLLAGSEGERIFSARAAGAKLAHQVARPINWSATLDALSELGASTILDLGPGHALAEMAQTAFPSTPCYGVDGFHTLDGLRNWIANRRSPHQAR
- the mdcB gene encoding triphosphoribosyl-dephospho-CoA synthase MdcB; its protein translation is MTIALRREWTTGRALDPEQLGQLASHCLKLEVQTYPKPGLVSHVDDGAHRDMDAELLCRSADTLAPFFRDLAAAGAEGGGMNRLRAIGVAAERAMLAATSGVNTHRGAIFGLGLLCAAAGYRNAIGVRKPLGRLVSERWSEDILAGPAALRSHGALAARRYGAGGARTEAAHGFPSVYDIALPALHEARGLAPHDQEASRVQTCMTLIAAVTDTNLLHRGGAEGLRFAQASAAAFLAAGGVGSPGWRRRAADIHRAFIARNLSPGGSADLLAMTLFVDWVEL
- the mdcG gene encoding malonate decarboxylase holo-[acyl-carrier-protein] synthase, giving the protein MPEALERHTMVKVSAAGWAAAMSQRPELAGEPIIEGWARAGRPLVVRRPTCSDTAGLVPLGLPLPPSHGKRRIAVSLAAADIVVSAPPPLLADAAAAAPAAWRVTIEELLRLLPETRTYGSLAWQHLTGLTYLADGSDLDLLWPLSSADQARTLPSAVAEIAKRAPMRLDGEITARAGGVQWRELTGKDEGEVLVKGPTGVLTTTRAAFVAGCAP
- a CDS encoding biotin-independent malonate decarboxylase subunit gamma: MIGGKATLADGKPIHVLGITQGQNLGVDEAIVLASHVIEIIRSQDRAPILVLVDSASQRMSRRDELLGLSEYLAHLAKALLLAEAEGHRTVGLLYGGSAAGAFIATALATGTLVALPGAHPAVMDLPSMARVTKLPIEVLKAKAEATPVFAPGLDNIVRTGGIHVVWDETAPSAPQLAAVLGRPNGPDERAVLGAERGGRLKAAEIADRVVALAAASQPGSRHA
- a CDS encoding biotin-independent malonate decarboxylase subunit beta; translated protein: MRAVTANDVSLSWYEASARQRIDALVDAGSFSEFIGPELREISPHLSIFDLPEQFDDGIVIGRGRLDGSPVLVAAQEGRFMGGAFGEVHGAKLTGLLRAARALKQDVLILFDTGGVRLQEANAGELAIAEIMRAVIEARQEGARVIGLIGGRAGCYGGGSLIAGTCSRLIVSEQGRLSVSGPEVIETNRGIEEFDSRDRALVWRTMGGKHRYLIGGADVFVDDEAVAFRQAAIDALMAKRGLDRAVLEAEQKRLERRLQRFGDAKDAVEIWQALGVDEPTNIPALPTDSFLHSAGNRENADDAR
- the mdcC gene encoding malonate decarboxylase acyl carrier protein — translated: MEKLSFRLSAPQRAGGTRAQAIVGVVASGNLEVLLERASPADICTIEIATAAHGFGAVWDAVVRDFVGRRAAGGLRISVNDGGARPDTVALRLAQGIRKIEEPER
- the mdcA gene encoding malonate decarboxylase subunit alpha, coding for MSEWGIQKAALGERLSAGQRHAKGKVVPIPSLPTFLKAVIRSGDRVCLEGDNQKQADILAEALANLDPAELHDLHMVQSGVVLPSHLDIFEKGIARRLDFSYSGPQAARIAKMLFGRKIELGAVHTYLELFARYFIDLTPNVALIAAVSADRDGNLYTGPNTEDTPTVVEATSYKNGLVVAQVTEVVDKVPRVDIPGDLVHFVVEAGRPFYVEPLFTRDPAAITETQILTAMLAIKGIYAPYGVRRLNHGIGFNTAAIELLLPTYGEKLGLKGKVCTHFALNPHPTMIPAIESGWVEQIHCFGSEVGMEDYVAARSDVFFTGPDGSLRSNRAFCQTAGLYACDMFIGSTLQIDLDGHSSTVTTSRIAGFGGAPNMGSDPRGRRHPSEPWLKAGAEAAPDADAALRRGRKLVVQIGETFGEANAPLFVERLDALDLARELKLDLAPVMVYADDVTHIVTEEGIANLLMCRTKDEREHAIRGVAGYTDIGRARDAKMVDSLRARGVIRRPEDLGIDPLDADRRLLAARSIKDLMRASGGLYRPPSRFRNW
- the madL gene encoding malonate transporter subunit MadL, with the translated sequence MTISGVALLAICTLLGVLLGDLLGLALGVKANVGGVGIAMIFLIAARLWLVRYGLLSSGLKIGVEFWGSFYIPIVVAMAAQQNVVAAVKGGPVVVIAGIGAVAVCFAMVALIGRLSGRVESMDEIEAREAIEASVPHFKSGRIG
- the madM gene encoding malonate transporter subunit MadM; this translates as MTMMSHVLAANALITAFAAVGILMWISGAISKYLTFGRIHASAIAIMLGLALAFFGGLATGGEKGVADLPALTGIGLMGGAMLRDFAIVATAFEVDVVHARKAGAIGAIALGLGTVVPFILGVFVAAAFGYTDAISLTTIGAGAVTYIVGPVTGAAIGASSPVVALSIATGVFKAVIVMIGTPFVAKMIGLNNPRSAMVFGGLMGTVSGVSGGLAATDRRLVPYGALTATFHTGLGCLVAPSILYFAVRAIIGD
- a CDS encoding GntR family transcriptional regulator, whose product is MSLFKIAADAEDDGGLLSDRIRNALTDEIASGALAAGSALEEQLLADRFGASRTPVREALRQLAVSGLVEVRGRRGVVVARLTPERIMDMFETSAEVEAMCVRLATYRMTPLERSQLIELHEGSRAMVEANDVDAYDAFNRQFHECIYRATHNSFMAEQAQDVRSRLSAFRRTQLRQGDRIRRSREEHESIMQAIAEGDGETAARRMRAHMLNAAAALRRYIADRFGGQDGGLASGNAGSATR
- a CDS encoding cation transporter, translating into MNTSAYDQDLRRVVRLVAILNLAYFGVEFAVARAIGSVSLFADSVDFLEDASVNFLILAALGLSAGRRAKIGMMLAGILLVPGLATLWTAWDKFMAPSPPEALSLSLAGLGALAVNLSCAIMLTRFRRHSGSLTRAAFLSARNDAVANVAIIAAGLLTAYTSSVWPDLIVGLGIAAMNADASREVWAAAREEHKLAET